The following nucleotide sequence is from Zea mays cultivar B73 chromosome 1, Zm-B73-REFERENCE-NAM-5.0, whole genome shotgun sequence.
CTCCcctctaagggcttgttcggttgcaAGGGATTAATTCCCCAAGTGGATCTAATCCAGAGAGGGATTGAGTGTATCCCTTCCTTTCACTCAATCCCCTTGGGGGTTTGATCCTCTTGGGGATTTAATCCATGTCTGAAAAAAGTCATTCGGTTAATCCACATGAGCTCTTATGTAAAAGATTTATCAACATATTTTATTTCCTACCGTCAGGCAGCATACAATGCACTAAAATAACAGACAAGTGAAATACTATGAAGATAGCAGACAAGTAAAATAGCAGACAAGTGAAATAGCATTAGTGCTAGAAAACGGACAGCATACAAGGCCAGGAATCGTCAGGCTTCTATTCATGCATATAGTTTTATCAACAGCATATAATTATCCTCAGTTTACACAAGAAATAGCAGACAAGTGATGTCTTGCAGCAGTCGCATAGAAGCACCATTATTATAGGTTTCATTACAGGACAAGTAATCCATCCAATGCACTGAAATGCCCTACAGTTAAAGAGTTCATGACATGCACCATTGTTTATGCATGACCAGGCCTCGCACACATGGCCAACAACAAGCAGCAATCGTTGTTGTCGTGGTACAAGTAGCAAGCAGTAGCAGGCGGCCGTCAGCAATAAGCAGCAATGCATCATCACCATTCACCGGCACAAGTGAAAGATTGGACATAAGTGAAAGATAGCAGATCTGCAGAAAAACAAGTGAAAGACTGAATTTACTGGCACAAGTGAAAGACTGAACTAAACAATTTGATTATGAAAGACTAAAATTTTAAAGGCAAGCATAAAAATATTATTATAGCGTTAGGAGACTAGCACAAGTTGTTGGAAATTTGATTATGAAGAACCAACATGTATACCTTTTGGAGAGCCTCCATGTGTCTTTGAAGCAGTAGCTATAGGAGATTTTTTCTTTTGTGCACCTTTAGATAAGAGCATGTTAAATCTAGGAGACCCCCTTGCAAGCATGTTTAATCTTGGAGACCCCCTTCCAAGCATGGTAACTTATAACATGAGCATAATTAGAACATGAAAGCATAATTGTGAACAACAATAATTTTTAAAGCATAACTGAAAGCATATTCGAATAACATTAAAACATCATAACTAGTACAAACTACATTTCCTAAGAACTTATTGCAATCCCAATAACAATAAAACATATTATAATGCATCACTAATTGCATTGTTGATAATCAATCCACATTTGTTGTGCAATTGTGTCTCTGAGATTGTTGCCTTGTTCACTGCCTTGATCATTGCTTTGATCTCCATCTGGAATATCAACAACATTGCCTTGAACATTTTCTGCCTGATCTTCTAACCATTGTTCATCTCCTTTGAGAGACCGAATAATGTTGTGCAACACGGCAGCTGCTACCGGTATCTTCACTTGGTTTTCTATTTTGTGAAACGTGGCAACCTTAAGTATGGGGAAGCGTTTCTTTATAACTCCCAAGGCCCTTTCAATATGATTCCTCAACACTGCATGGCGATGATTAAAGATCTCCTTGTAGTTTTGTGGTCTTCGACGACCTGCCCCATATTCCTTCAAATGATACCTAACTCCGCGATATGGGGCAAGGAAAGATGGTGTGTTGGCATAACCGCCATCTACTAAATAAAATTTCCCCAGAGGTACTTGAAAGCCATTGTTCATTGCAGCCCTAAGAACTCTAGCATCCGTCGCGGACCCCTCCCACCTAGTGGATATGAAAGTTACATTGAGATCAAAATCACACGCTACCATTACATTTTGAGTAAGAGTGCCCTTCCTATTCCTAAATGGAGCGGCTTTGTCAGGTGATATCGATATAGGCACATGAGTGCCATCGATTGCACCAATGCAATTCTGCATAGAAAAAACTAGGTCAAAGAAAAAAACAAGGTCAAAGAAATGATTGACATATGATAGGATAATTCATGTGATCACCTTGAAGTAGGGATAAAACCTAGGATTCCTTTCAATTTTTTGATGGACATGATTAGGATTTGGTGGCTTCAGGAATTGCTTGGAGAGTGTAGGAACAACTAGGTCAAAGAAATGCTTGATGTGACGATGATATGTATCACCACTGTGCCCAAATTCTTCTATTAGATCTTCAAATGAGGCATTATGGCTGAGCATGTATAAGAAGAATGCTAACTTTTCCTCGACCTTAATCCTTGTATCACGGACCAACCCCTCCCTTCTAAGATAACTTGCCAAGGATTTGAAAATTTCAGGCTCCATCCTGAACGCTACCCGACAGTTCTTCAAATGACCTTGGAGCAACTCCTGAACATGTTCTTCGCCACTTAACTTTGATGTATGCCTTCGCTTCTTTTCCGTTACTATGTTTGAACTAGAACCCAATATATGTAGCATAGGGAGAAAAAACAACatcatgtcatcatcatcatcatctctcCTCTGTCTAAGGTGATCTCTTAGTGCCACATCCATTGCTAACTAAAACAAAATTCATGACAGAAAATAAACACCAACAAAAATAGAACATGGTGTAATAAAGAACATTTAGAATATAACAAGTACCTAAAGGAGAGGATATAGGGTCCCAAGACGGTGGAAGTTCGTCTTCTCCAACTCGAACTGGTGCAGGGATAATCTAGAAATATAATAAGTTTTTGTTAGAAATACATATAGACAAGTACAAGTAAATATATATACTCTAAACTGAAACATTGCGGGGTTAAAAATGTTTAATTTTTTTAAAGGTATACATATAGACAAGTACATTTTTTTAACACCATCCTGTGTCAGATGCACAACTTCTCATTATTAAAATTCACTTTGCACTTGAACTTTCAAATTTCAGCAAGGCTTCAGTTGAAGAGAACTGTAGAATGTCTTTGTCGGTTTGCCTGCATAACTAGTGTGAACTATATCATCAGCTATGAGCCATTGTTATAACTTATAATAGACATTATTAAGTCGTGTTGCTAAGTGGTCGTGTGGTCGCCGAAACCAAACTGATACTATGCTGGAATGCCAGCTTATACGAAAGTGTAAGCAACCACAAATGGCTctcaagttataattgaaaaagaAAAGGCCACCGACAATTAAACCTATCATTATTTTCCTCTTTGCTACTCCTTAGAATATTAAAATCTCCTTCAATATAATAAGAGTCGGGGGAGGTGAAAACATActtagaataacaagaataaaagCTGAAAGTATACAAGGTACTACTACTACCCTTGCTCCTACGCTAGCTAGAGAGTACGTAGAGAGAGGGAGACACATCTCATAAGCAAGCAAGCACGGTGCCTAAAATTGCAGCGTTTCTTGCCTTATGGCCAGCGAATCGCTGTGAAGAGGCTGGACAAGGCTTCAGGGTAAGGCCTGAAAGAGCTGAGGAACGAGCTGCTGCTGGTCGCCAAGCTCCAGCACAACAACCTCGCCAAGCTTCTAGGCGTTTCGTGAAGGGACAGGAGAAGCTGCTTGTCTACGAGTACATGCCGAATCGGAGCCTGGACACCTACCTCTTCAGTACACAGGCTATACTGCCCAGCACCAGAGTCTAGAGGACAGAAGTCGCCCCGAGGTCACTCCCAGGCGCGGCGGCCGGCGCAAGTCTGAACTTCCCCGCCCTTGAATTCGACCTCCGCCACGACCGACGGCCCGAACCTGACCGACGCCGATGGGAGAGGCAGAAACGGAGAGAAAGAGATGGGAGTGGGGGCAACTTCTGGGACCTGCTAAAGCCCTACGCGCGGCACGAGGGCGCGGGGTACCTACGCGGGCGCCGTGTCGCCGTCGACCTCTCATTCTGGGTCGTCTCCCACAGCACCATCGACCTCTCATTCTGGGTCGTCTCCCACAGCACCACACCTCCGCCAGGTTTGATCCAAATCCATCTTCCAAGTTCGATCTAGGTACTAAAACCGCTGATCCAGATCTATCGACGACGAAAGGAAGAGGAGGCTGATCCAGATCTATCGACGACGAAAGGAAGAGGAGGAGGACGTGCTTACCGGTGAGAAACATATTTCCATGTTGGAGGAAGGAGGAAGGAGCATACCGGTGAGAAGCGGCCGCCAGAGCAGATCGACGCCGGAGAGAAGAATGTTGTATCCACAGCCGTCGCGTGCCCTTCGTGTTCGCGTGTGGTTCAGACGGGATATTTTCCACCCCCGGTCGACGAGGCGCGGTTCCCGGGCCGAAAAGACGAGGAAAAATCTGGATACGGTCCATGTCGGGCGTAATCGAACGCTTGTTTTTTATGGGCCGGGCTTATTTCCAGAGGGGAGGAATCCACGGGGTTTGGTCTCTATTCCCTGTCGGGAAAGGCCTAAACGAACATGCCCTAACGTGGATCCTCTCTTCGCGCGTCTGTGGCCTGCATGCGTGGCAGCTTGCAGCCTGCCTACGTGGTGGTCCGCAACTTGCATGCGTGGCGTCCGCCTGTGCGGCCCTGACGTAGCAGCCTTAGCGCGACTGCCCGGCACAACCAGTTTTGCGCGTAGGCCGGTCGACGTGCGGCTGCCGGCCTATGTCCACGTTGGTGCGGCGCGTTGCCAGCGCTTCGGCGCGGCTGCGGCTCGACGAGTCGGCTCACGCGCCCCCTTTTCCTTCCCTCGGGTGTGGCCAGCGTAGCGCTCGCCCCTACGCAGTCCTGTGTGCGGTCTGCGAAGCACCCCACACAGTCCTCGCGCCCTCGTGCGAATCGTTTCCACGCCCTCGCAGCATGCATTCGTTCGCACGTGCATGCACCACGCTGTTGGGGTTTCGGCGACGTTCGTCTACCCTTAGGCGACATCTGTCTACCCCCCTATGTGTCCATAGCCCCGCCATCGCATCCATCATTTGTTCGCGCGTCATTCGTACGCATCGAACGTGATGTATGTCCGCGTCATCACGCGCACATCGCCCTCGTGCGTTGTGCGTCTCATCGCGCTTCAGTAAACCACTTCACCCAGAATCTTTTGTGCTAATTAACTACATACTAAAACGACGATTATTCGAGTAACAACAGAATTAGAGTTAAGTAATGATTTTATTGGTGCTTACAATAATTGCTTGCTAATATGGCCAAGTCGAATAAAATATTATAATCAATATTCGTGTAGCGCGTTTAAGTCAACGTGTGACGTTCGCGCGCATCGTGCGTGTCGTTCGCACGTGTCGATGCGCGCTGTCGTGCGCCATTCTGTGCACCTTGTTTAGTGAGTTGCGCGTCGTGTCACACGGCAATAAACTGTTTCTCCTAGAATCACTCATGTTAATTAATTTACGTAATTAAACGATGACTAACCGAGTAGTAAATCAATCAGAATTAAGTGTTAATTCTATCGATGCATGCGATAAATACCTCTATTTGTGGTTATGCCAACTTAAGTGTTGTATTTAATATTTGTGTAGTATAATTACAACACAGTTTAGTAGTATTCGCGTGACGCGCGCGCTATTCGCACGTGTGGCACTCGCACGTGTGGCACTCGTTGTCGCCGTGTCGCATGTTTTAGTTGAATAATTAATTATTGGTTTGTTCGAGGGTTAATAAAATGACAATTTAATTAGAATGAGTCTATAGTTTTAACTCGTGCTcttataaatataaatgttaattaacttgattactatcagcttaaatacttttaattaattatttgtttgtttGTTATTGTTCGTGCGCGGTATCtacgcgtgataataaattgttttcgcctataaacactcatgttaatgACGTTAATTTGTGAGGtcacatattttagataattaacttaaggtttgctcgactaatatttattagattaatatcccacttagattaaatgtgtaatgtttaacttgcgcttttataataaacattaacatgaCTAATGTTAGCCTAATTACTTTTTATttgtttaatatttgtttagtataaacgtgtcgCCTATGTAGTTTTTCTCGCCTGTCTCGTGTGCTATTCCACACGTGTTGGCGTGTTGCTTCGCGCGTCGTTCACTCTGGCCACGCGCACTGTTTTCATgcgtcgtcagcgtgctatgtcgtgcGTGTTCGCGTATCGTTCGCACGCTGTCATGCTGTTTGGCGCATCATAAGctcgcctcgcttagaatctctcgtgctaattatattacttatttgtttgacagctgttagtgtagcagatttaatcaaaactaaaaagcagttataatttatatttgataatgtcgaattaaatgtcctgACTATTACCAACATAGCGTAAACGTTACAATTGTTCGACTGTAGCTTCGACTGACGCGTTTCTTTTTTTCCTCGCATGACCGTAGTaactgttagaaatataggcatttttcatatcattttaattccataaattaacattatgatgatgacatataaaagataattaatcatAAAAATCGTGATCTCaattatatccataacaatatagatcatgagaacacaaagcatatgaatcatataaattatATAAATATGATAAGCATATAAACTGACacaacaattgaaaataaacagatagcaatataaacaggatgactgtaaaatcaaaacaaacagatataacatattataataagacagaacagataagataaaatcattgctacatatgaaacagcatagatgaatatatgaaacatatataatccgcagaacgcaaaacagtaaggagataaattgatcataccctcctatgcgctatgaggatccagatccttgtccagcttctcttgtcatgttgtcaggaagaagatgttttgggaagtcgcgtagacgctctccaaaaacctaattgccgatcccccgtgcaagatcTTGAACGgtaagggcttcggaggcacctgccctctcgctctctatgcgcgcagagtcacgagatggaaataccctcacttgcggctggactgtgactcTGAAGGTTCTGTTCTTTCGTGTACCAAGTGTCAGGGGTTCTCCTCtaattaacctctcgcagagggaagatgaaggagaagggtcgcatCGCATGCGGCTGATGGGAAGCTAAAGGAGAAGGGTCTCGCATGCGGTTGACGAAGAGACGGGCAACTAAAAGGTTTAACCCGGAGTTGAAACTCCcgcggttaatgagtgctaaaaattaacataaCCACACCacacccgctcgcctgcctgcctgcctcgcctcgccacgcccggccggcggcggcggcggcacgcgCGCGTGTAGCACGCCCTTGTttgtttcttgacttctcaaattaagtggaataattcccaccatataagtcaagccaacgacccttggatttccaatatggtactattggtattctccatcattacacaccatagagtttattcaataaatggtcaagcccataaaagatccaacaatccccaccaaactctagggtttgtaatgatgaagtatcagaatcacaatcctttgatataccagtgtttcgatggagactgttaagttgaacatccatctagaataagagtttcactcattcacaactgaacaatggactaagccttgaattgacagttttgtgcgaaataagattcactcaaatcctttgctgatactaggctgcaaaagggcatTCAtgttgtttagaagcatataagtcacacttcagtgcctttcatgagtatttagggattacccaagtcccatagactgtgaccagcagtctgactcatataggtgtattcctcagaagatgttctgtaggacaacatctcacctttataagactcttggaatacattaaggtaaataccatcctgccttacagataggaaagatgtgcatcataaatgagttaaagaagggatctttcctcacaatctactcctagcttgtttctccactctacttcacgggatctccgatcacatagagcaggttaccactagagtagatttcacatgggtctcatacccatttctctcgatgcactttctatcacattgcgtgacagacccttagtgaatcgatctccagattattcgatgtgtggacataatccaccgttataactccagagtttttcagctttctaacagatttcaatctcctcttaacatgccttgttgacttcatgttattcctagaactgttaacctttgtaatcaccgtttggttgtcacagttcatggaaatagccggtatcggtttttcaactaccggtaaatccaataggaaatcacgaagccactcggcctcagccccagcagtgtctaatgctacgagttctgcttccattgtagacttcgttaagatagtatgcttgcaagacttccaggaaacaacgccacctccaaacagaaacacatatccgcttgtggcataaagctcatcagcatcagaaatccagttggcatcacaatagccttccagcacttttgggtttcaagtataatgaatatcgtatgtcatagtatctttcaaataccgcaacaccctctcaagagcacgccagtgatcatctcctggtttcgacacaaaccgacttagcttactcacagcataaaagatgtctggccttgttgcacttgcaaggtacatgagcgagccaatgatctgggagtatgtcaattgatcccttgctattctccgattctttctcaatagcatgctagggtcataaggtgttggagcatgatcatagtcactaaaaccaaagcgactcaataccttttccacatagtgagattgtaacaaagttaccccaccatcagcttctctaacaagcttgatgtttagaatgacatcagcttctcccaaatctttcatttcgaaattgctcgatagaagatttttaactttttcaatcacattgagatttgatccaaagatcaagatgtcatcaacttAAAAGcatagcataacagactcacccccaccataccgaaaatatacacacgtgtcagattcatttatagCAAAGCCAacggctgtaagagtattatcaaacttttcatgccattgcttaggtgcttgttttaggccatacaatgattttatcaactgcacaccttgttctcttgaccatctgtaatgaacccttctggctgatccatgtagatctcctcatccaactctccatttaggaaagttgtcttaacatccatctgatgaatgataagatcataagaggctgccacggctattaatgtgcgaattatagtcaatcgagccactggtgagtaggtatcaaagaaatcttcaccctccttttgggcatatcctttggccacaagccttgccttgtaccgttcaatagtaccatcaggcctaagctttttcttgaagatccatttgcagcctataggttgacaaccataaggacggtcaacgacctcccaagttccattagacataatagattccatctcactccttactgcttccttccataagtcagcatcaggagaggaaaatgcctcactaatggtagttggtgtgtcttccacaaggtacactataaagtcattaccaaaggattttgcaaccctctgtctcttgctctttcgagtgactatagtgtcatcctcctcagagaTGTGCACATGaagatcctcagcatgatctataggaatcgacagttcatgctcatggggaattatagtctcatgacttgtatcactaggtgtattcttcatgggaaactcattctcaaaaaaatttgcgtctcttgattccatgatagtatcaacatacatatcaggcacatcagattttataattaagaacctatacccagtgttgtgaaaa
It contains:
- the LOC103642949 gene encoding uncharacterized protein, whose amino-acid sequence is MLLPPSSNMEICFSPIIPAPVRVGEDELPPSWDPISSPLVTMLGRGSPRLNMLARGSPRFNMLLSKGAQKKKSPIATASKTHGGSPKDLLSFTYVQSFTCAGEW